In Nocardioides sp. zg-1228, a single window of DNA contains:
- a CDS encoding NADH-quinone oxidoreductase subunit A: MELYTPILALALIAAGFAVFSVIMSAVVGPKRYNRAKLDSYECGIEPTPQPVGGGRIPVKYFITAMLFIVFDIEIIFLYPWAVHFDQMALFGLVEMVLFIGTVFVAYAYVWRRGGLDWD; the protein is encoded by the coding sequence ATGGAGCTCTACACGCCGATCCTGGCGCTGGCACTCATCGCGGCGGGCTTCGCGGTCTTCTCCGTGATCATGAGCGCCGTCGTGGGTCCCAAGCGATACAACCGGGCCAAGCTCGACTCCTACGAGTGCGGCATCGAACCGACGCCGCAGCCCGTGGGTGGCGGCAGGATCCCGGTCAAGTACTTCATCACCGCGATGCTCTTCATCGTCTTCGACATCGAGATCATCTTCCTCTACCCGTGGGCCGTCCACTTCGACCAGATGGCCCTCTTCGGCCTCGTCGAGATGGTCCTCTTCATCGGCACTGTGTTCGTGGCCTACGCCTACGTGTGGCGCCGCGGCGGACTGGATTGGGACTGA
- a CDS encoding L,D-transpeptidase family protein: protein MSRRRSFALALALLCALSGLSAVGASTAASAAEPGSTSASTSSSTSASTSPARAFTPMRLGDRGWRVRVLQSRLHQLDLHSEVVTSRFDRETRDGVATFQRRRDWRDDGVVDERTWRAIVARTTEPTTEALHNVYTPGPPLLQRGDTGLRVRQVQARLKQLRWYDGPVTGRYGRTTVEAVEGFQAKRRIPVTGQVDRRTLSRLTAMTRPPTRAELFNIVPTGPALDPRCLSGRAMCVDKTSRSLRWVVDGVVLKSVEVRFGSDELPTREGAFAVFRKSRDHVSSLYHTPMPFAMFFSGGQAVHYSPDFAANGYNGASHGCVNVRDRAAVAWLFDHVRIGDKVIVYRS from the coding sequence ATGTCACGCCGTCGCTCGTTCGCGCTCGCCCTGGCGCTGCTGTGCGCGCTGAGCGGTCTCTCCGCCGTCGGCGCGTCCACCGCGGCGTCCGCGGCGGAGCCCGGCTCCACGTCCGCGTCCACCTCCTCGTCCACCTCCGCGTCCACCTCTCCGGCGCGCGCGTTCACCCCGATGCGGCTCGGTGACCGCGGGTGGCGCGTGCGCGTGCTGCAGAGCCGCCTGCACCAGCTCGACCTGCACTCCGAGGTCGTGACCAGCCGCTTCGACCGCGAGACGCGCGACGGGGTCGCGACCTTCCAGCGCCGCCGCGACTGGCGGGACGACGGGGTGGTCGACGAGCGCACCTGGCGCGCGATCGTGGCCCGCACGACCGAGCCGACCACCGAGGCGCTGCACAACGTCTACACGCCCGGGCCGCCGCTGCTCCAGCGCGGCGACACCGGCCTCCGGGTGCGCCAGGTGCAGGCCCGGCTCAAGCAGCTGCGCTGGTACGACGGCCCGGTGACCGGCCGCTACGGCCGCACCACCGTCGAGGCGGTCGAGGGGTTCCAGGCCAAGCGCCGGATCCCGGTGACCGGACAGGTCGACCGCCGCACCCTCTCCCGGCTGACCGCGATGACCCGGCCGCCGACGCGGGCCGAGCTCTTCAACATCGTGCCCACCGGCCCGGCCCTAGATCCGCGCTGCCTCTCGGGCCGCGCGATGTGCGTCGACAAGACGTCGCGGTCGCTGCGCTGGGTCGTCGACGGGGTGGTCCTCAAGAGCGTCGAGGTGCGCTTCGGCTCCGACGAGCTGCCCACGCGCGAGGGGGCGTTCGCGGTGTTCCGCAAGTCGCGCGACCACGTCTCCAGCCTCTACCACACCCCCATGCCGTTCGCGATGTTCTTCTCCGGCGGCCAGGCCGTCCACTACTCCCCCGACTTCGCGGCCAACGGCTACAACGGCGCCTCCCACGGGTGCGTCAACGTGCGCGACCGCGCCGCGGTGGCGTGGCTGTTCGACCATGTCCGGATCGGCGACAAGGTCATCGTCTACCGCTCCTGA
- a CDS encoding AMP-binding protein: MPAHESPLARLERHARNRALEVAVAELRDGAWTSLTWNELYRRAIDGAAGMIEAGVDPGQVVVIRVPTGIRQLEIELATRVAGAVPLLLPERLDPEGVRHLLDGVQVRLVVVDDERRLALLRRATLDGAQLFECDEPSWERLRAMGLERRKRQPDLLGWVAGARADSSSAPVLGLPRDKGLPWLFRPEASGALSDLTAADVVLLVGEATDRFTAVARDAHLTAGCTLAWVESAADLEGALAHVSPTHLLLDHVTARALEGLLEAASVDGSPWHATPREVLDAVSAQVAEARLGSRDRRLAAEASALAPWWGGRLRVLVMDARVNRTVSALARTSGFRIGRVAHHPSVRLDLSREPAVVAAPAAPAVEAASTALPRRGRAGAAIDPAFSLTGPPGP, translated from the coding sequence GTGCCTGCCCACGAATCTCCTCTCGCACGGTTGGAGCGCCACGCGCGCAACCGCGCGCTGGAGGTCGCCGTCGCCGAGCTGCGAGACGGCGCGTGGACCTCGCTGACCTGGAACGAGCTCTACCGGCGGGCCATCGACGGCGCCGCCGGCATGATCGAGGCCGGCGTCGACCCCGGCCAGGTGGTCGTGATCCGCGTGCCGACGGGCATCCGCCAGCTCGAGATCGAGCTCGCCACCCGCGTGGCCGGGGCCGTGCCGCTGCTCCTGCCCGAGCGCCTGGACCCCGAGGGCGTGCGCCACCTCCTCGACGGCGTCCAGGTCCGTCTGGTCGTGGTCGACGACGAGCGGCGGCTGGCCCTGCTGCGCCGCGCCACGCTCGACGGGGCCCAGCTCTTCGAGTGCGACGAACCCTCGTGGGAGCGGCTGCGCGCCATGGGGCTCGAGCGGCGCAAGCGCCAGCCCGACCTGCTGGGGTGGGTGGCGGGCGCCCGCGCCGACAGCTCCTCCGCACCCGTGCTCGGCCTGCCCCGGGACAAGGGCCTGCCCTGGCTGTTCCGGCCCGAGGCCTCCGGCGCGCTCTCGGACCTGACCGCCGCCGACGTCGTGCTGCTCGTCGGCGAGGCGACCGACCGCTTCACCGCGGTCGCGCGCGACGCCCACCTGACGGCGGGGTGCACCCTCGCGTGGGTCGAGTCGGCCGCCGACCTCGAGGGCGCCCTCGCCCACGTCTCGCCGACCCACCTGCTGCTCGACCACGTCACCGCCCGGGCGCTGGAGGGCCTGCTGGAGGCCGCGTCGGTCGACGGGTCGCCCTGGCACGCGACGCCGCGCGAGGTGCTCGACGCCGTGTCCGCCCAGGTGGCCGAGGCGCGCCTGGGCTCGCGGGACAGGAGGCTCGCGGCGGAGGCGTCCGCGCTCGCGCCCTGGTGGGGCGGCCGGCTGCGCGTGCTGGTCATGGACGCCCGGGTCAACCGGACGGTCAGCGCGCTGGCGCGGACGTCGGGCTTCCGGATCGGTCGCGTCGCGCACCACCCCTCGGTCCGGCTCGACCTGTCGCGCGAGCCCGCCGTGGTCGCGGCGCCCGCGGCGCCCGCCGTGGAGGCCGCCTCGACGGCCCTGCCCCGGCGCGGCCGCGCGGGCGCGGCCATCGACCCGGCGTTCTCGCTGACCGGGCCCCCCGGCCCCTGA
- a CDS encoding NADH-quinone oxidoreductase subunit C, with product MTEKPDEKAAGKAADESDDKTDSNEAARPAEERNLENAKAQTGTGTGVEQRAPEQSPENVPAPTGEMHAVGVRHGMFGVTGTGDTSGYGGLVKAIRFPEASPRPYGGWFDEVADALEERLEAAGLTSAIESVVVHRGEITFHVRREDLPFVAQMLRDDEALRFEFCSGVSGVHYPDDTGRELHAVYHLTSMTHNRLIRVEVTAPDSDPHVPSLVSIYPTLDWHERETYDMFGMIFDGHPALTRVLMPDDWPGHPQRKDYPLGGIPVEYKGGSIPPPDQRRSYN from the coding sequence ATGACCGAGAAGCCCGACGAGAAGGCCGCCGGCAAGGCCGCCGACGAGTCCGACGACAAGACCGACTCCAACGAGGCGGCGCGTCCGGCCGAGGAGCGCAACCTCGAGAACGCCAAGGCCCAGACCGGCACCGGCACCGGCGTCGAGCAGCGCGCGCCCGAGCAGTCGCCGGAGAACGTGCCGGCGCCGACGGGTGAGATGCACGCGGTCGGCGTGCGCCACGGCATGTTCGGTGTCACCGGCACCGGCGACACGTCCGGCTACGGCGGCCTGGTCAAGGCGATCCGCTTCCCCGAGGCGTCCCCGAGGCCCTACGGCGGCTGGTTCGACGAGGTGGCCGACGCGCTCGAGGAGCGCCTCGAGGCCGCCGGGCTCACCTCGGCCATCGAGAGCGTCGTGGTGCACCGCGGCGAGATCACCTTCCACGTCCGGCGCGAGGACCTGCCCTTCGTGGCGCAGATGCTCCGCGACGACGAGGCTCTCCGCTTCGAGTTCTGCTCCGGCGTCAGCGGGGTCCACTACCCCGACGACACGGGGCGCGAGCTCCACGCGGTCTACCACCTGACGTCGATGACCCACAACCGGCTGATCCGGGTCGAGGTCACGGCGCCCGACAGCGACCCGCACGTGCCGAGCCTGGTGAGCATCTACCCGACGCTCGACTGGCACGAGCGCGAGACCTACGACATGTTCGGGATGATCTTCGACGGTCACCCCGCTCTGACCCGGGTGCTCATGCCGGACGACTGGCCGGGCCACCCGCAGCGCAAGGACTACCCCCTCGGCGGCATCCCCGTCGAGTACAAGGGCGGGTCCATCCCTCCGCCCGACCAGCGCAGGAGCTACAACTGA
- a CDS encoding NADH-quinone oxidoreductase subunit D produces MATDNDLYATPGETSQGRVFTVTGQDWDSITQSISESADERVVVNMGPQHPSTHGVLRLILELEGETVTEARCGIGYLHTGIEKNMEYRSWVQGVTYCTRMDYLSPFYNEATYVLGVERLLDIEDQIPEKAQVMRVLLMELNRLSSHLVAIATGGMELGALTVMTIGFRERELVLDLFELITGLRMNHAFIRPGGVAQDLPPGALDEIRDFIALMRKRLPEYAALCNANPIFKGRLEGVGHLDLAGCLALGLTGPVLRSTGYAWDLRKTQPYCGYEDYDFEVQTWDTADSYGRFRIRLNEMWESLKIVEQCADRLAGLEGAPVMVGDKKIAWPSQLAIGSDGMGNSLDHIRHIMGESMEALIHHFKLVTEGFRVPAGQAYVPIESPRGELGAHVVSDGGTRPFRAHFRDPSFTNLQATSVMSEGGMVADVIVAIASIDPVMGGVDR; encoded by the coding sequence ATGGCTACCGACAACGACCTCTACGCCACCCCGGGCGAGACCAGCCAGGGCCGCGTCTTCACCGTCACCGGCCAGGACTGGGACTCGATCACCCAGAGCATCAGCGAGTCCGCCGACGAGCGGGTCGTGGTCAACATGGGTCCGCAGCACCCCTCGACCCACGGCGTGCTCCGGCTCATCCTCGAGCTCGAGGGGGAGACGGTCACCGAGGCCCGGTGCGGCATCGGCTACCTCCACACCGGCATCGAGAAGAACATGGAGTACCGCTCCTGGGTGCAGGGCGTCACCTACTGCACCCGCATGGACTACCTCTCCCCGTTCTACAACGAGGCGACCTACGTCCTGGGCGTGGAGCGGCTGCTCGACATCGAGGACCAGATCCCGGAGAAGGCGCAGGTCATGCGCGTGCTCCTGATGGAGCTCAACCGGCTCTCCTCCCACCTCGTCGCGATCGCCACCGGCGGCATGGAGCTGGGCGCGCTGACGGTCATGACCATCGGCTTCCGCGAGCGCGAGCTGGTGCTCGACCTGTTCGAGCTGATCACCGGCCTGCGGATGAACCACGCGTTCATCCGCCCCGGCGGCGTCGCGCAGGACCTGCCGCCCGGTGCGCTCGACGAGATCCGCGACTTCATCGCGCTGATGAGGAAGCGGCTGCCCGAGTACGCCGCGCTGTGCAACGCCAACCCGATCTTCAAGGGCCGCCTGGAGGGTGTCGGGCACCTCGACCTCGCCGGCTGCCTGGCGCTGGGGCTCACCGGCCCGGTGCTGCGCTCGACCGGCTACGCCTGGGACCTCCGCAAGACCCAGCCCTACTGCGGCTACGAGGACTACGACTTCGAGGTCCAGACCTGGGACACCGCCGACTCCTACGGCCGCTTCCGCATCCGGCTCAACGAGATGTGGGAGTCGCTCAAGATCGTCGAGCAGTGCGCCGACCGCCTCGCCGGTCTCGAGGGCGCGCCCGTGATGGTGGGCGACAAGAAGATCGCGTGGCCCAGCCAGCTCGCCATCGGCAGCGACGGCATGGGCAACAGCCTCGACCACATCCGCCACATCATGGGCGAGTCGATGGAGGCCCTGATCCACCACTTCAAGCTGGTCACCGAGGGCTTCCGGGTCCCGGCCGGACAGGCCTACGTCCCGATCGAGTCGCCCCGGGGCGAGCTGGGCGCCCACGTCGTCTCCGACGGCGGCACGCGGCCCTTCCGCGCCCACTTCCGCGACCCGTCGTTCACCAACCTGCAGGCGACGAGCGTGATGAGCGAGGGCGGCATGGTCGCCGACGTCATCGTCGCCATCGCCTCCATCGACCCCGTGATGGGAGGAGTCGACCGATGA
- the nuoE gene encoding NADH-quinone oxidoreductase subunit NuoE gives MSADHSLERPGLDEKTWAELREIADRYPEKRSGLLPMLHLVQSVEGRVTPEGIEACAEVLGISAAEVNGVATFYTMYKRKPVGDYHVGVCTNTLCAVMGGDLIFERLKEHLDVGNDETTEDGKITLEHVECNAACDYAPVMMVNWEFMDNQTPESAVEVVDDLRAGKEVRSTRGPRLCTWREAERVLAGFPDDRADEGPAAGPASLAGLAIAREKGWTAPEGESK, from the coding sequence ATGAGCGCCGACCACAGCCTCGAGCGCCCTGGCCTCGACGAGAAGACCTGGGCCGAGCTGCGCGAGATCGCGGACCGCTACCCCGAGAAGCGCTCGGGCCTGCTGCCGATGCTGCACCTCGTGCAGTCGGTCGAGGGCCGGGTCACGCCCGAGGGCATCGAGGCCTGCGCCGAGGTGCTCGGCATCAGCGCCGCCGAGGTCAACGGCGTGGCGACCTTCTACACGATGTACAAGCGCAAGCCGGTCGGCGACTACCACGTCGGCGTGTGCACCAACACGCTGTGCGCGGTGATGGGCGGCGACCTGATCTTCGAGCGGCTCAAGGAGCACCTCGACGTCGGCAACGACGAGACCACCGAGGACGGCAAGATCACCCTCGAGCACGTCGAGTGCAACGCCGCGTGCGACTACGCCCCGGTGATGATGGTCAACTGGGAGTTCATGGACAACCAGACGCCGGAGTCGGCCGTGGAGGTCGTCGACGACCTGCGTGCCGGCAAGGAGGTCCGCTCCACCCGCGGCCCGCGCCTGTGCACGTGGCGCGAGGCCGAGCGGGTGCTCGCCGGCTTCCCCGACGACCGCGCCGACGAGGGGCCGGCCGCCGGCCCCGCCTCGCTGGCCGGGCTCGCGATCGCCCGTGAGAAGGGCTGGACGGCTCCGGAGGGAGAGAGCAAGTGA
- a CDS encoding demethylmenaquinone methyltransferase: protein MARADLDKQPTDVRRMFDTVAKRYDLTNDLMTAGIQRSWRRSMVAAVAPQRGDLVLDLAAGTGCSSEPFGAHGATAVPCDFSVGMLQQGKKDRPTLPFVAGDGTRLPFLDDTFDAVTISYGLRNFVDPVAGLKEMLRVTRPGGRLVVCEFSTPTNAAFRAAYLDGFMRALPRIAALTASASDAYVYLAESILAWPDQEGLAAMLAEAGWQRPEWRNLTGGIVALHRATA, encoded by the coding sequence GTGGCCCGCGCTGACCTGGACAAGCAACCGACCGACGTACGTCGCATGTTCGACACCGTGGCCAAGCGCTACGACCTCACCAACGACCTGATGACGGCGGGGATCCAGCGGTCCTGGCGCCGGTCGATGGTGGCGGCCGTGGCGCCGCAGCGCGGCGACCTGGTGCTCGACCTGGCGGCCGGCACCGGCTGCTCGAGCGAGCCGTTCGGGGCCCACGGGGCCACCGCGGTGCCGTGCGACTTCTCCGTCGGCATGCTGCAGCAGGGCAAGAAGGACCGGCCCACCCTCCCGTTCGTCGCCGGCGACGGCACGCGGCTGCCGTTCCTGGACGACACCTTCGACGCGGTGACGATCTCCTACGGCCTGCGCAACTTCGTCGACCCGGTCGCGGGACTGAAGGAGATGCTGCGGGTCACCCGGCCCGGCGGGCGACTCGTGGTGTGCGAGTTCAGCACCCCGACCAACGCGGCCTTCCGGGCCGCCTACCTCGACGGCTTCATGCGGGCCCTGCCGCGCATCGCGGCGCTCACCGCGAGCGCGTCCGACGCCTATGTCTACCTCGCCGAGTCGATCCTCGCCTGGCCCGACCAGGAGGGGCTCGCGGCGATGCTCGCCGAGGCCGGGTGGCAGCGTCCGGAGTGGCGCAACCTCACCGGTGGCATCGTCGCGCTGCACCGCGCAACCGCCTGA
- a CDS encoding isochorismate synthase, which yields MTTPASGPGPAAPLVVRTVPVDLADLPLLDLLPRDEPVSWLRRGEGLVGWGVAARLETSGPTRFSDAVKWWAETVARADVDDRVAEPGTGLVCFGAFAFADEPGDSVLVIPQVVVGRRGDRTWLTTVSVEAPDLAPAPAPEPPVGLVFSDGARNGEEWMSVVADAVRRITDGDLEKVVLARDLIATTDEPVDVRWPLHRLAAQYEMCWTFHVDGLFGATPEMLVRRERGLVTSRVLAGTIRRTGDDERDLALAATLARSSKDLEEHEYAVRSVADALEPHCSSMNVPEAPFVLHLPNVMHLATDVNGVVHDAATSLQLAESLHPSAAVGGTPTAVATRLITEIEGMPRDRYAGPVGWMDASGDGEWGIALRSAMVVEGGVRLFAGCGIVASSDPEAELAESQAKFVPVRDALGAG from the coding sequence GTGACGACCCCCGCGTCCGGCCCCGGACCTGCTGCGCCGCTCGTCGTGCGCACCGTCCCCGTGGACCTGGCCGACCTCCCCCTCCTCGACCTGCTGCCGCGCGACGAGCCGGTCAGCTGGCTGCGCCGCGGCGAGGGCCTGGTCGGTTGGGGCGTCGCCGCCCGCCTGGAGACCTCGGGGCCGACCCGCTTCAGCGACGCGGTCAAGTGGTGGGCCGAGACCGTGGCGCGCGCCGACGTCGACGACCGCGTCGCCGAGCCGGGCACCGGGCTGGTGTGCTTCGGCGCCTTCGCGTTCGCCGACGAGCCGGGCGACTCCGTGCTGGTGATCCCGCAGGTCGTCGTCGGCCGTCGCGGCGACCGCACCTGGCTCACCACCGTCTCCGTGGAGGCGCCCGACCTGGCCCCGGCACCCGCCCCCGAGCCGCCGGTCGGACTGGTGTTCTCCGACGGCGCCCGCAACGGCGAGGAGTGGATGTCGGTCGTGGCCGACGCGGTGCGGCGCATCACCGACGGCGACCTGGAGAAGGTTGTCCTGGCGCGCGACCTGATCGCCACCACCGACGAGCCGGTCGACGTCCGCTGGCCGCTCCACCGCCTCGCCGCGCAGTACGAGATGTGCTGGACCTTCCACGTCGACGGCCTGTTCGGCGCGACCCCCGAGATGCTGGTGCGGCGCGAGCGCGGCCTGGTGACCTCCCGGGTGCTGGCCGGCACGATCCGCCGCACCGGCGACGACGAGCGCGACCTCGCCCTGGCCGCCACCTTGGCCCGGTCGTCGAAGGACCTCGAGGAGCACGAGTACGCCGTGCGCTCGGTGGCCGACGCCCTCGAGCCGCACTGCTCGTCGATGAACGTGCCGGAGGCGCCGTTCGTGCTCCACCTGCCCAACGTGATGCACCTGGCCACCGACGTCAACGGCGTCGTCCACGACGCCGCCACGTCGCTCCAGCTCGCCGAGTCGCTGCACCCGTCGGCGGCCGTGGGCGGCACCCCGACCGCGGTGGCGACGCGCCTGATCACCGAGATCGAGGGGATGCCGCGCGACCGCTACGCCGGCCCGGTCGGCTGGATGGACGCCTCCGGCGACGGCGAGTGGGGCATCGCGCTGCGCTCGGCGATGGTGGTCGAGGGCGGCGTGCGGCTCTTCGCCGGCTGCGGCATCGTGGCGAGCTCCGACCCCGAGGCCGAGCTGGCCGAGTCGCAGGCGAAGTTCGTGCCGGTGCGCGACGCGCTCGGCGCCGGCTGA
- a CDS encoding NADH-quinone oxidoreductase subunit B: protein MGLEEKLPSGVLLTTVEGVAGYMRKASFWPATFGLACCAIEMMTTGGPKYDLARFGMEVFRASPRQADLMIVAGRVSQKMAPVLRQIYDQMPEPKWVLAMGVCASSGGMFNNYAIVQGVDHVVPVDMYLPGCPPRPEMLIDAILKLHDQVQHTKLGANRREEVAALETDALRALPTSEMKGLLR, encoded by the coding sequence ATGGGACTCGAGGAGAAGCTGCCGAGCGGCGTCCTGCTCACCACCGTCGAGGGCGTCGCGGGCTACATGCGCAAGGCGTCGTTCTGGCCGGCCACCTTCGGCCTGGCCTGCTGCGCCATCGAGATGATGACCACCGGCGGCCCCAAGTACGACCTCGCCCGCTTCGGCATGGAGGTCTTCCGGGCCAGCCCGCGCCAGGCCGACCTGATGATCGTCGCCGGCCGGGTGAGCCAGAAGATGGCACCCGTCCTGCGCCAGATCTACGACCAGATGCCCGAGCCCAAGTGGGTGCTCGCGATGGGCGTGTGCGCCTCGTCCGGCGGCATGTTCAACAACTACGCGATCGTGCAGGGCGTCGACCACGTGGTCCCCGTCGACATGTACCTGCCCGGGTGCCCGCCGCGCCCGGAGATGCTGATCGACGCGATCCTCAAGCTGCACGACCAGGTCCAGCACACCAAGCTCGGCGCCAACCGCCGCGAGGAGGTCGCCGCACTCGAGACCGACGCCCTGCGCGCGCTGCCGACCTCGGAGATGAAGGGGCTGCTGCGATGA
- a CDS encoding glycoside hydrolase family 16 protein: MSARRVLAGSAVALLLPASLLLTVETGSATDSAARPASTSVTAKAGQKISLEVLPQIVQQGKRTASADQAKAAVTATIKPVKVGRKVVLERLDGTSWKKVGTAKQEKSGDANFTAAVSSGGAAVTYRATAQKFKGLKKVTSGTADTAQWLTPTFTDEFSGSSLGPAWSMRGQDYEPDSKRKCSKGDPKAVKVSGGTVRLSVIKDTSTKTKCKATSRKLKKKISYRLNGHIGTEGMFDYKYGVAAARIKMHKSQGQHSSFWSQPVGGNGPGSDGHEIDIIEYFGDKHPQGGLTSFIHWYKGKRLIKTGSWIKDSKSFLKNKGDGWSKNYHVFSVQWTPKTIIFRIDGKETWRTSARVSKTQQYLILSLLASDYEALEMSDKKLPQHMYVDWVRVWETPQA, from the coding sequence ATGTCTGCACGCCGCGTGCTCGCAGGCAGCGCTGTCGCGCTGCTCCTGCCCGCGTCCCTGCTCCTCACGGTCGAGACCGGCTCGGCCACCGACTCCGCGGCGAGGCCCGCGTCGACGTCGGTGACCGCCAAGGCCGGCCAGAAGATCTCGCTGGAGGTGCTCCCACAGATCGTCCAGCAGGGCAAGCGCACCGCCAGCGCCGACCAGGCCAAGGCCGCCGTCACCGCCACGATCAAGCCGGTCAAGGTCGGCCGCAAGGTCGTCCTCGAGCGGCTCGACGGGACCTCGTGGAAGAAGGTCGGCACCGCCAAGCAGGAGAAGTCGGGCGACGCCAACTTCACCGCCGCGGTGTCCAGCGGCGGCGCCGCCGTGACCTACCGCGCCACGGCCCAGAAGTTCAAGGGCCTCAAGAAGGTCACCAGCGGCACCGCCGACACCGCTCAGTGGCTGACCCCCACGTTCACCGACGAGTTCTCGGGCAGCTCGCTCGGCCCGGCGTGGAGCATGCGCGGCCAGGACTACGAGCCGGACAGCAAGCGCAAGTGCTCCAAGGGCGACCCGAAGGCCGTCAAGGTCTCCGGTGGCACCGTGCGCCTGAGCGTCATCAAGGACACGTCCACGAAGACGAAGTGCAAGGCCACCTCGCGCAAGCTCAAGAAGAAGATCTCCTACCGCCTCAACGGCCACATCGGCACCGAGGGCATGTTCGACTACAAGTACGGCGTCGCCGCCGCGCGCATCAAGATGCACAAGTCGCAGGGCCAGCACTCCAGCTTCTGGTCGCAGCCCGTCGGTGGCAACGGCCCCGGCAGCGACGGCCACGAGATCGACATCATCGAGTACTTCGGTGACAAGCACCCGCAGGGTGGCCTCACGAGCTTCATCCACTGGTACAAGGGCAAGCGCCTGATCAAGACCGGCTCGTGGATCAAGGACTCGAAGTCGTTCCTGAAGAACAAGGGCGACGGCTGGTCGAAGAACTACCACGTCTTCTCGGTCCAGTGGACGCCGAAGACGATCATCTTCCGCATCGACGGCAAGGAGACCTGGCGCACGTCGGCCCGCGTCTCCAAGACGCAGCAGTACCTCATCCTGAGCCTGCTCGCCTCCGACTACGAGGCGCTGGAGATGAGCGACAAGAAGCTGCCGCAGCACATGTACGTCGACTGGGTCCGCGTGTGGGAGACCCCGCAGGCCTGA
- a CDS encoding MBL fold metallo-hydrolase, translating to MRITKFGHACVRVQGDGGVVVIDPGVFTDPEALVGADAVLITHEHADHVHPDHLRGIDVPVWTIAAVERALREQAPEVAERVTVVRPGDRLEVAGTAVEVVGEKHAVIHPDYDRFDNSGYVLESGGSSVYHPGDALTPPGRAVDVLLAPVSAPWLKLSEAVDFVREVGAPTSLAIHDRIYSDIGLDFVATHMGNLLPDSQAYVRREPGQDL from the coding sequence ATGAGGATCACGAAGTTCGGTCACGCCTGCGTGCGGGTGCAGGGCGACGGCGGCGTCGTTGTCATCGATCCGGGGGTGTTCACCGACCCGGAGGCGCTCGTGGGCGCGGACGCCGTGCTGATCACCCACGAGCACGCCGACCACGTGCACCCCGACCACCTCCGCGGGATCGACGTGCCCGTCTGGACGATCGCCGCCGTGGAGCGGGCGCTGCGCGAGCAGGCGCCCGAGGTCGCCGAGCGGGTGACGGTCGTGCGGCCCGGCGACCGCCTCGAGGTCGCCGGCACGGCGGTGGAGGTCGTGGGCGAGAAGCACGCGGTCATCCACCCCGACTACGACCGCTTCGACAACTCCGGCTACGTCCTGGAGTCCGGCGGGTCGAGCGTCTACCACCCGGGCGACGCGCTCACCCCGCCGGGCCGGGCCGTCGACGTGCTGCTCGCCCCGGTGAGCGCGCCGTGGCTCAAGCTGAGCGAGGCCGTCGACTTCGTGCGGGAGGTCGGCGCGCCGACCTCGCTGGCCATCCACGACCGCATCTACAGCGACATCGGCCTCGACTTCGTCGCCACGCACATGGGCAACCTGCTGCCCGACTCGCAGGCCTACGTGCGCCGCGAGCCGGGCCAGGACCTCTGA